From Cricetulus griseus strain 17A/GY chromosome 1 unlocalized genomic scaffold, alternate assembly CriGri-PICRH-1.0 chr1_0, whole genome shotgun sequence, a single genomic window includes:
- the Tas2r4 gene encoding taste receptor type 2 member 4, whose protein sequence is MLWQLYLFVFAASMIFSFVGIIANLLIIVVIYKTWIKSHRISPSDRILFSLAVTRFLTLCLFLLNSVYITTSAVRSVSFSTVFLLCWKFLDSNSLWLVTLLNSLYCVKITNFQQPVFLLLKRMVSAKTSSLLLACLLISAFTTLLYLVLTRISRFHEHVTGSNDTVFDLSEGILTLAASLVLSSLLQFMLNVTFASLLIHSLRRHVQKMKRNTSSFWNPQMEAHVGAMRLMICFLLLYIPYSIAALLYLPSYARKNMRAQAVCMIITAAYPPGHSVLLIITQHKLKAKAKQIFCFYK, encoded by the coding sequence ATGCTTTGGCAactgtatttatttgtgtttgctgCCTCCATGATTTTTAGTTTTGTAGGAATCATTGCAAATCTGCTTATTATAGTGGTCATTTATAAGACTTGGATCAAAAGCCACAGAATCTCCCCTTCAGACAGGATCCTGTTCAGCTTGGCCGTCACTAGATTCCTGACTCTGTGCTTGTTTCTCCTGAACTCTGTCTACATCACTACAAGTGCTGTAAGGTCAGTCTCCTTCTCCACAGTTTTCCTATTGTGTTGGAAGTTTCTGGACTCCAACAGTCTCTGGTTAGTGACCTTGCTGAACAGTTTGTATTGTGTGAAGATCACTAATTTCCAGCAGCCAGTGTTTCTTCTCTTAAAAAGGATGGTCTCTGCAAAGACCTCCAGCCTGCTGCTAGCATGTCTTCTGATTTCTGCCTTCACCACACTCCTGTACCTTGTGCTCACACGGATATCACGTTTTCATGAACACGTAACTGGGAGCAATGACACGGTGTTCGACCTCAGTGAGGGCATCTTGACATTGGCAGCCTCCTTGGTCTTGAGCTCACTATTGCAGTTTATGCTCAATGTGACATTTGCCTCCTTGTTGATCCATTCCTTGAGAAGACATGTGcagaagatgaagagaaacacCAGCAGCTTTTGGAATCCCCAGATGGAGGCTCACGTGGGTGCCATGAGGCTGATGATCTGTTTCCTCCTGCTCTACATTCCGTATTCCATTGCTGCCCTGCTCTATCTTCCTTCCTATGCAAGGAAGAACATGAGAGCCCAGGCTGTTTGCATGATTATCACTGCTGCTTACCCTCCAGGACACTCTGTCCTCCTCATCATCACACAGCATAAGCTGAAAGCTAAAGCAAAGcagattttctgtttctataaataG
- the Tas2r3 gene encoding taste receptor type 2 member 3, with protein sequence MLGFNEEVFLVLIVIEFILGNLVNSFIGLVNGSHWFKSKKMSLSDFIITSLALFRIFLLWIIFTDGLIIVFSYHIHDSGIIMQLIDVLWTFTNHFSVWLISCLGVFYCLKIASFSHPTFLWLKWRASRVVVGMLWGALFLSCVCTMSLMNEFKIYSVLSGSRGTSNMTEYLRLKTSEYNLMHVLGNLWKLPPLIVSLASYFLLLLSLGKHTQQMKQYSIGSRDQSTEAHKRAIRIIFSFLLLFLFYFLCFLILSFSRFLPGTKIARIIGVVITMSYLVGDSFILILCNNKLKQTFVAMLPCECGHLKPGSKGPFAS encoded by the coding sequence ATGCTGGGATTCAATGAAGAGGTGTTCCTGGTTCTAATTGTCATTGAGTTTATTCTTGGAAATCTGGTGAATAGTTTCATTGGGTTGGTCAATGGCAGCCACTGGTTCAAGAGCAAGAAAATGTCTTTGTCTGACTTCATCATCACCAGCTTGGCCCTCTTCAGGATCTTTCTGCTGTGGATCATCTTTACTGATGGCCTTATAATAGTATTCTCTTACCACATCCATGACTCAGGGATAATAATGCAACTTATTGATGTTTTGTGGACATTTACAAACCACTTCAGTGTTTGGCTTATTTCCTGTCTTGGTGTTTTCTACTGCCTGAAAATAGCCAGTTTCTCCCACCCCACATTCCTCTGGCTCAAATGGAGAGCTTCCAGGGTGGTCGTTGGGATGCTGTGGGGTGCATTGTTCTTATCCTGTGTCTGTACCATGTCTCTGATGAATGAGTTTAAGATCTATTCTGTCCTCAGTGGAAGCAGAGGCACGTCAAACATGACCGAATACTTGCGATTGAAGACAAGCGAATATAATCTGATGCATGTCCTTGGAAATCTGTGGAAGCTTCCTCCCTTAATTGTTTCCCTGGCTTCgtactttctgctccttctttcTCTGGGGAAGCACACACAGCAGATGAAGCAATACAGCATTGGCTCCAGAGATCAGAGTACTGAGGCCCACAAAAGAGCCATCAGAAtcatcttctccttcctcttactctttctcttctactttctttgctttctgatcttgTCATTCAGCCGTTTCCTACCAGGGACCAAGATTGCCAGGATAATTGGTGTAGTAATTACCATGTCATACCTTGTTGGGGACTCATTTATTCTCATTCTGTGTAACAACAAGCTAAAGCAGACATTTGTGGCAATGCTTCCGTGTGAGTGTGGTCACCTGAAGCCTGGATCTAAGGGTCCCTTTGCTTCATAG
- the Ssbp1 gene encoding single-stranded DNA-binding protein, mitochondrial, with amino-acid sequence MFRRPVLQVFHQFVRHESEVASSLVLERSMNRVQLLGRVGQDPVMRQVEGKNPVTIFSLATNEMWRSGDSEVYQMGDVSQKTTWHRISVFRPGLRDVAYQYVKKGARIFVEGKVDYGEYMDKNNVRRQATTIIADNIIFLSDQIKEKS; translated from the exons ATGTTTCGAAGACCTGTGTTACAG gtGTTTCATCAGTTTGTAAGACATGAGTCTGAAGTGGCCAGCAGTTTGGTTCTTGAAAGAT CTATGAATCGTGTTCAGTTACTTGGGCGAGTAGGTCAGGACCCTGTCATGAGACAGGTGGAAGGAAAAAACCCAGTCACAATATTTTCTCTGGCAACAAATGAGATGTGGCGATCAGGAGACAGTGAAGTATACCAAATGG GGGACGTGAGTCAAAAGACAACATGGCACAGAATATCAGTGTTTCGACCAGGCCTCAGAGATGTGGCATACCAGTATGTGAAAAAGGG GGCTCGCATATTTGTGGAAGGGAAAGTGGACTATGGTGAATACATGGATAAAAATAATGTGAGGCGGCAAGCGACAACAATCATAGCTG ATAACATTATATTTCTGAGTGACCAGATAAAAGAAAAGTCATAG